Proteins found in one Saccharopolyspora phatthalungensis genomic segment:
- a CDS encoding mandelate racemase/muconate lactonizing enzyme family protein, whose protein sequence is MSAETQASIVSARLRVLRAATGDGIAMSFAPLTHRSMVLVELATADGRVGFGESWTNYPAWATTERVATLREGVLPLVLGQDSRRITELQRRLVAALEPVGRQWGAPGPIMQAISAVDIALWDLHGRTAGQAISSLVGGRVRDESPVYASSLGPKGVAQQGKRCVNDGHTAVKVKLGFDRERDERILAEAREAIGPDIELYADANQAWSVDEAARMAPVLAAFDVAWLEEPVRGNRLDELEELHRRTGMMIATGENVYGREEFRRYAASPAIAILQPDIAKTGGFTEALAICQLADAYRKPVLPHLYGGAVAFAATLQLAACAPAVQGVEYDIRDNPLRDPLLIDAPRPRRGRIPLPTGSGLGIDLDPSAVLKRTEPEDPSEEELSA, encoded by the coding sequence GTGAGCGCGGAGACCCAGGCGTCGATTGTGTCCGCTCGGTTGCGGGTGCTGCGCGCGGCCACCGGTGACGGCATCGCCATGTCGTTCGCGCCGTTGACGCACCGGTCGATGGTGCTGGTCGAGCTGGCGACCGCGGACGGTCGCGTGGGCTTCGGGGAGAGCTGGACGAATTACCCGGCGTGGGCGACGACCGAGCGGGTCGCGACGCTGCGCGAGGGTGTGCTCCCGCTGGTGCTGGGGCAGGATTCCCGCCGGATCACCGAACTGCAGCGTCGGTTGGTGGCGGCCCTGGAGCCCGTCGGCCGTCAGTGGGGCGCACCCGGGCCGATCATGCAAGCGATCAGCGCGGTCGACATCGCGCTCTGGGACCTGCACGGCCGGACCGCCGGTCAGGCGATCTCGTCGCTGGTCGGCGGCCGGGTACGCGACGAAAGCCCGGTATACGCCAGCAGCCTCGGCCCCAAAGGCGTGGCACAGCAGGGAAAACGGTGCGTGAACGACGGGCACACCGCGGTAAAGGTAAAACTGGGCTTCGACCGGGAACGCGATGAGCGCATCCTCGCCGAGGCACGCGAGGCAATAGGGCCGGACATTGAGCTCTACGCGGACGCCAACCAGGCGTGGAGCGTCGACGAGGCGGCCCGGATGGCCCCGGTACTGGCCGCTTTCGACGTCGCGTGGCTGGAGGAGCCGGTGCGCGGAAACCGGCTCGACGAACTGGAGGAACTCCACCGGCGCACCGGCATGATGATCGCCACGGGCGAGAACGTCTATGGCCGCGAAGAGTTTCGCCGCTACGCGGCCTCACCGGCGATCGCGATCCTGCAGCCCGACATCGCCAAGACCGGCGGCTTCACCGAGGCCCTGGCCATCTGCCAGCTCGCCGACGCGTACCGGAAACCGGTGCTACCGCACCTCTACGGTGGCGCGGTCGCCTTCGCCGCCACTCTGCAACTGGCCGCCTGCGCACCCGCCGTGCAAGGCGTCGAATACGACATCCGCGACAACCCCCTGCGTGATCCGCTGCTGATCGACGCACCACGCCCACGGCGCGGCCGGATCCCGCTGCCGACCGGATCCGGCCTGGGCATCGACCTGGACCCGTCGGCCGTACTCAAGCGCACCGAACCCGAGGACCCGTCAGAAGAGGAGCTCAGCGCATGA
- a CDS encoding MFS transporter, with protein MRGVPGRAAPLLAELVLGVRNLSQQGMFLLGGTAADRLGCRPMIITGCALRVVSFGLFAVFTSLPGLCAAAVLTGLAGALFNPAVRTYLMHEAGDRRAEAFAVFNVFAHAGTLVGPLLGAALLTVDFRVIAWVAGIAFAILTVAQIIVLPGRDLQSQQHSVLGSWRVLINNRRFLAFTLALSAYFALYNQLYLMLPLEAQRVSGLSESVAAVFVVSTVVGIAGQVRITQWCRRRWSAGRSVSLGLMCMGVSFLPVLLSSPLLAAPAEPGWTGVVLGCLPVLLATVLFTVGMAVTNPFAMELLPIVGSERLAGTYYGFYYLVSSLVAAGVSWLVGALLDATGDSPMRWAPWLALLAVGLAGGAGAAVLERRGLLDRAGESARDSTMTGKENRR; from the coding sequence GTGCGCGGTGTTCCCGGACGGGCCGCACCGCTACTGGCAGAGCTGGTGCTCGGCGTCCGGAACCTGAGCCAGCAGGGGATGTTCCTGCTCGGGGGAACCGCCGCGGACCGGCTCGGGTGCCGACCGATGATCATCACGGGGTGCGCGCTGCGGGTGGTCTCCTTCGGGTTGTTCGCCGTGTTCACCTCGCTGCCGGGCTTGTGCGCCGCCGCCGTGCTCACCGGTCTGGCGGGTGCCCTGTTCAATCCGGCCGTCCGCACCTACCTCATGCATGAGGCCGGGGACCGACGCGCGGAAGCGTTCGCGGTGTTCAACGTTTTCGCGCACGCCGGGACTCTCGTCGGGCCGCTGCTGGGTGCCGCGTTGCTCACCGTCGACTTCCGGGTGATCGCGTGGGTGGCGGGCATCGCCTTCGCGATTCTCACGGTGGCCCAGATCATCGTGCTGCCCGGCCGGGATCTCCAATCGCAGCAGCACAGTGTGCTAGGGAGCTGGCGCGTGTTGATCAACAACCGCCGCTTCCTGGCGTTCACGCTCGCGTTGTCCGCGTACTTCGCGCTCTACAACCAGCTCTATCTGATGCTTCCGCTGGAAGCACAGCGTGTTTCCGGGCTCAGCGAATCCGTGGCCGCCGTGTTCGTGGTGTCGACCGTGGTCGGCATAGCCGGGCAGGTCCGGATCACGCAGTGGTGTCGGCGGAGGTGGAGCGCGGGTCGATCGGTCTCGCTCGGGCTGATGTGCATGGGCGTGTCCTTCCTCCCTGTGCTGCTGAGCAGTCCGCTGCTCGCAGCGCCGGCCGAGCCGGGCTGGACCGGGGTCGTGCTGGGGTGCCTTCCGGTGCTGCTGGCGACCGTGCTGTTCACGGTCGGCATGGCGGTGACCAATCCGTTCGCGATGGAGTTGCTGCCGATCGTGGGCAGCGAACGGCTGGCAGGCACCTACTACGGCTTCTACTACCTGGTGTCCAGCCTGGTCGCGGCCGGGGTGAGCTGGCTCGTCGGGGCACTGCTCGACGCGACCGGGGATTCGCCGATGCGGTGGGCGCCGTGGCTGGCTTTGCTCGCCGTCGGGCTGGCCGGCGGAGCCGGTGCCGCAGTGCTGGAACGACGAGGGCTGCTGGACCGGGCCGGCGAGTCGGCTCGGGATTCCACGATGACGGGGAAGGAAAATCGCCGGTGA
- a CDS encoding NAD(P)-dependent oxidoreductase — protein MEQGSSAKNHTAAVLGLGTMGGRVAARLREAGAQVSGYDLSAAAKTAAAEAGVRVCDTPEEAVQNVSLVVLSLPLPKDVIAAAQGPLSKVAAGTVVIDLSTIDPASARTAAQVLGSAGAHYLDAPVLGRPERCGNWTLAVGGDAEAVDRVRPILEGTVATRVAHVGEVGTGSVVKLLNNLMFGAINAVTAEAINISRLAGLDPEVFAQVVADSGAATVSGLFRDLAAKMPAGDYSPTFALGLLRKDNRLALELANSSGSPAFIATCVNQINNLTASRGWSGEDTGAVHKLYELLSAPDTTPNTP, from the coding sequence ATGGAGCAAGGAAGCTCTGCCAAGAACCACACCGCAGCCGTACTCGGGCTGGGCACCATGGGCGGCCGGGTGGCCGCCCGCTTGCGGGAAGCCGGCGCGCAGGTGTCGGGATACGACTTGTCCGCTGCGGCCAAGACCGCCGCGGCCGAGGCCGGGGTCCGCGTTTGCGACACCCCGGAAGAAGCGGTGCAGAACGTCTCGCTGGTGGTGCTCTCGCTGCCGCTTCCGAAGGACGTCATCGCCGCCGCGCAAGGCCCGCTGAGCAAGGTAGCGGCCGGCACCGTGGTGATCGACCTGTCCACGATCGACCCCGCGAGCGCACGCACGGCGGCCCAGGTGCTGGGGTCCGCCGGTGCCCATTACCTGGATGCACCGGTGCTCGGCCGCCCGGAGCGGTGCGGAAACTGGACCCTTGCGGTCGGCGGCGATGCCGAAGCCGTGGACCGGGTCCGTCCGATCCTGGAGGGCACCGTCGCGACGCGCGTGGCGCATGTGGGCGAAGTGGGCACCGGGTCGGTGGTGAAGCTGCTGAACAACCTCATGTTCGGGGCGATCAATGCGGTCACCGCGGAAGCGATCAACATCAGCCGGCTCGCCGGCCTGGACCCCGAGGTGTTCGCCCAGGTGGTCGCCGACTCCGGGGCGGCCACGGTGTCCGGCCTGTTCCGCGACCTGGCCGCGAAAATGCCGGCCGGCGACTACTCGCCGACGTTCGCGCTCGGCCTGCTGCGCAAGGACAACCGGCTGGCACTCGAACTCGCCAACAGCAGTGGCAGCCCCGCCTTCATCGCCACCTGCGTCAACCAGATCAACAACTTGACGGCGAGCCGCGGCTGGAGTGGCGAGGACACCGGTGCCGTGCACAAGCTGTACGAACTGCTCTCTGCCCCCGACACCACGCCGAACACGCCATGA
- a CDS encoding ABC transporter substrate-binding protein, producing MIDVSRRSLLKGALGTVALASLAGCGGAAGGSNGRLRVAFPTSGARESLDPHTSSLFVDQARTKALFDTLVGYADDMSVVPRLAESWEPDATGTRWLIRLRNARFHDNRPVTAEDVLYSYRRIADPATASPARQQFAAVDFAASRARSATEVELVLPAPNFEFPSAWGAPAAEIIPAGTTDFAAPVGSGPFRFVSFQPGRPAVFARFDGYWGGAPTPAELEFVPINEGSARVAALMSGQVHYVHDVSANSASLLQGDGRTTVLAAPHGTMQAVALKIDRPPFNDPRLQQAILSGVDRQGLLDVALSGHGQVGNDLFGKGLKYYPQDLAQRERDLDLARGLLRQAAADGLEFELMTSAADPYFESAATLIAQQLGEIGIRATPRIGPAETYFSDIKKSGVAAHTRTATLPLTTFMAQRMRGDAGANNYTGYRSPEFDALFTRAMSTADEAERARLLTDAQRLTRDNSGLLVWGFSDWNVAVSSAVSGIRAAPPNSLDWARFDHAVLV from the coding sequence GTGATTGACGTCAGTCGACGAAGTCTGCTCAAGGGCGCGTTGGGGACGGTCGCGTTGGCTTCACTTGCCGGATGCGGCGGTGCAGCGGGTGGCTCGAACGGGCGGCTGCGGGTGGCCTTTCCCACGTCGGGCGCGAGGGAATCGCTCGACCCGCACACCAGCTCCTTGTTCGTCGACCAGGCGCGGACCAAAGCGCTGTTCGACACATTGGTCGGCTACGCCGACGATATGAGCGTGGTGCCGCGCCTGGCCGAGTCGTGGGAACCCGACGCCACGGGGACGCGGTGGCTGATCCGGCTGCGCAACGCCCGTTTCCACGACAACCGTCCGGTCACCGCCGAAGATGTGCTTTACAGCTATCGCCGCATCGCCGATCCCGCCACTGCTTCTCCGGCACGACAGCAGTTCGCCGCCGTCGACTTCGCCGCCAGCCGCGCACGATCGGCAACCGAAGTGGAACTCGTGCTGCCCGCCCCGAATTTCGAGTTCCCCTCGGCATGGGGAGCGCCCGCAGCGGAGATCATCCCGGCGGGCACCACGGATTTCGCCGCGCCGGTCGGTTCGGGCCCGTTCCGGTTCGTCTCATTCCAGCCCGGCCGTCCGGCGGTGTTCGCCCGCTTCGACGGCTACTGGGGCGGTGCCCCGACTCCCGCCGAGCTGGAATTCGTTCCGATCAACGAAGGGAGCGCCCGGGTCGCCGCCCTGATGTCGGGCCAAGTGCACTACGTCCACGACGTCAGCGCGAACTCAGCGAGTCTGTTGCAGGGCGACGGCCGCACCACGGTGCTCGCCGCACCGCACGGCACCATGCAGGCCGTGGCGCTCAAGATCGACCGCCCACCCTTCAACGACCCTCGCTTGCAGCAGGCGATCCTGTCCGGTGTTGACCGCCAGGGCCTGCTGGATGTCGCGCTCAGCGGACACGGCCAGGTCGGAAACGATCTGTTCGGCAAGGGGCTGAAGTACTACCCGCAGGACCTGGCGCAACGCGAACGCGACCTCGACCTCGCCCGGGGCCTGCTGCGGCAGGCCGCGGCCGACGGGCTGGAGTTCGAGCTGATGACCAGCGCGGCCGATCCCTATTTCGAGTCGGCCGCGACCCTGATCGCCCAGCAACTGGGCGAGATCGGGATCCGAGCCACCCCGCGAATCGGGCCGGCCGAGACGTACTTTTCCGACATCAAGAAGAGCGGCGTCGCGGCCCACACCCGTACCGCCACCCTGCCCCTGACCACCTTCATGGCGCAACGCATGCGAGGCGACGCCGGCGCCAACAACTACACCGGCTACCGGTCACCCGAGTTCGACGCACTTTTCACCCGGGCGATGAGCACCGCCGATGAGGCGGAGCGGGCACGGTTGCTCACCGACGCCCAGCGCCTGACGCGGGACAACAGCGGCCTGTTGGTGTGGGGCTTCAGCGACTGGAACGTCGCGGTGTCCAGCGCGGTGAGCGGGATCCGGGCCGCCCCGCCCAACTCCTTGGACTGGGCGCGGTTCGACCACGCCGTCCTCGTCTGA
- a CDS encoding pyridoxal-phosphate dependent enzyme has product MLAAHLCPSSAPHSALHATIGRVRAEDPTRSAAWRLDNVRTSIAFLTIQSAQRPPHPTGGWQRSRRDRVGELLARLPGAYWPDQYNNPDNPAGYLALGREITDQFQHLDVLVCSVGTGGHGAGIAPVVRERWPHIRIVGFDSTDSTVFGQPAAHRLMRGLGSSIHPDNVAYDIFDEVHWIGPAEALDACRRLAAGSFVTGGWSTGAVALAAAWCARELDSDLMCAVFPDGPHRYWQSWCSASGT; this is encoded by the coding sequence GTGCTCGCTGCTCATCTCTGCCCGTCGTCGGCGCCACATTCGGCCTTACACGCCACGATCGGCCGAGTACGCGCCGAAGACCCGACGCGATCGGCCGCATGGCGGCTCGACAACGTCCGGACCTCGATCGCTTTCCTGACCATCCAAAGTGCACAGCGCCCGCCGCACCCCACGGGCGGGTGGCAACGGAGCAGGCGCGATCGGGTCGGCGAGCTGCTCGCTCGATTACCCGGTGCTTATTGGCCGGACCAGTACAACAACCCGGACAATCCCGCCGGATACCTCGCCCTGGGCCGGGAAATCACTGACCAGTTCCAGCATTTGGATGTCTTGGTGTGCAGTGTCGGCACCGGTGGACACGGTGCCGGGATCGCGCCGGTGGTTCGCGAGCGTTGGCCGCATATCCGGATCGTGGGGTTCGATTCGACCGACTCGACCGTCTTCGGCCAGCCGGCCGCGCACCGGCTGATGCGTGGTTTGGGAAGCAGCATCCATCCGGACAACGTCGCCTACGACATCTTCGATGAAGTGCACTGGATCGGCCCCGCGGAAGCCTTGGACGCGTGCCGCCGGCTCGCCGCCGGCTCGTTCGTCACCGGCGGATGGAGCACCGGTGCCGTCGCTCTGGCCGCCGCGTGGTGCGCTCGGGAGCTGGACTCCGACCTGATGTGCGCGGTGTTCCCGGACGGGCCGCACCGCTACTGGCAGAGCTGGTGCTCGGCGTCCGGAACCTGA
- a CDS encoding DUF6069 family protein translates to MSNRPNNTTAIAAIALAAVVASAINLAVGTLTHASGAMPPMEFMGLEPVVYLPSTVFGVIAGAIGWAVIRRRAKHPEPLLRRLVPIVVGVSFIPDLVLYFVASMPFIPVLALMVMHIVIAAISVPVYQRVLPVPDPTPSSSPT, encoded by the coding sequence ATGTCCAACCGTCCAAACAACACGACTGCGATCGCGGCGATCGCGCTCGCTGCGGTAGTGGCCTCGGCCATCAACCTTGCCGTTGGGACGTTGACGCACGCCAGTGGCGCAATGCCGCCGATGGAGTTCATGGGGCTAGAGCCGGTCGTGTACCTGCCCTCCACTGTTTTCGGCGTCATTGCCGGGGCGATCGGCTGGGCCGTGATCCGTCGCCGCGCGAAGCACCCCGAGCCGCTGTTGCGCCGCCTGGTGCCGATCGTCGTGGGCGTGTCGTTCATTCCGGACCTTGTCCTGTACTTCGTGGCGTCGATGCCTTTCATCCCCGTGCTGGCCCTGATGGTGATGCACATCGTCATCGCGGCCATCAGCGTGCCCGTTTATCAACGGGTGCTTCCCGTCCCCGATCCGACCCCGTCGTCTTCCCCGACATAA
- a CDS encoding MFS transporter, whose product MAELVVRSKRDIIDYVNSHPTGTRRTKILAFIALGGVFVDAYDFTSLGIGIDSLKHQLGLSPFELGSVTAIMAVGAMLGALVGGYVVDKIGRFKLFILDLALFVVAAIGAGLSPNLELLLLFRFLLGVGVGIDMPVTFSFVAEFTNSKDKGKYVNFWQSIWYLAVVSTGLIVMPFYFAGVTENLWRWAVGFGAVPALIVLLLRLAYTEESPMWAAHNLGLHEAGKILEKSYGIQVRVKPDATAEQAAPRRKVGIGEIFTSRFRARTVLASVISGTQAIQYYAVGFYIPVIAAMIFGADTLSVLIATIGINLFGVLGGTTQPFLTHRLGLRKLALIGYVIVAASLIALGVLGKTSWAYVSALLVGLLIFGHSFGPGAQGKTMAALSYPTEIRGAGMGWAEGVSRVGTIIGFYSFPLILASFGLSTTMLLLTLVPIAGLITLGSIRWDPVGQDVETSDDESRGERRSQPAQS is encoded by the coding sequence ATGGCTGAACTGGTCGTACGCTCCAAACGAGACATCATCGACTACGTCAACTCCCACCCGACCGGCACGCGGCGAACCAAGATCCTCGCCTTCATCGCGCTGGGCGGAGTGTTCGTCGATGCCTACGACTTCACCAGCCTCGGCATCGGCATCGACTCGCTCAAGCACCAGCTCGGGCTGAGCCCGTTCGAGCTCGGCAGCGTCACCGCGATCATGGCGGTCGGCGCGATGCTGGGCGCGCTGGTCGGCGGCTACGTCGTCGACAAGATCGGACGGTTCAAGCTCTTCATCCTCGACCTCGCCCTGTTCGTCGTCGCCGCGATCGGCGCCGGACTGTCCCCGAACCTCGAACTCCTGCTGCTGTTCCGGTTCCTGCTCGGCGTCGGCGTGGGCATCGACATGCCGGTGACGTTCAGCTTCGTCGCCGAATTCACCAACAGCAAGGACAAGGGCAAGTACGTCAACTTCTGGCAGTCCATCTGGTATCTGGCGGTGGTCTCCACCGGCCTGATCGTGATGCCGTTCTACTTCGCCGGCGTGACGGAGAACCTCTGGCGGTGGGCGGTCGGGTTCGGCGCCGTGCCGGCCCTGATCGTGCTGCTACTGCGACTCGCCTACACCGAGGAAAGCCCCATGTGGGCAGCGCACAACCTCGGGCTGCACGAGGCGGGGAAGATCCTGGAGAAGAGCTACGGCATCCAGGTCCGGGTGAAACCCGACGCCACCGCCGAACAGGCCGCGCCGCGGCGAAAGGTCGGCATCGGCGAAATCTTCACCTCCCGGTTCCGCGCCCGGACCGTGCTGGCGTCGGTGATCAGCGGAACACAGGCGATTCAGTATTACGCGGTCGGCTTCTACATCCCGGTGATCGCCGCGATGATCTTCGGGGCGGACACCCTGTCGGTCCTGATCGCCACCATCGGCATCAACCTGTTCGGCGTCCTCGGCGGGACAACGCAGCCGTTCCTGACCCACCGGCTCGGACTGCGCAAACTGGCCCTGATCGGGTACGTCATCGTCGCGGCCAGCCTCATCGCCCTTGGAGTACTGGGCAAAACCTCCTGGGCGTATGTGTCGGCGCTGCTCGTTGGCCTGCTGATCTTCGGGCACTCCTTCGGCCCGGGCGCGCAGGGCAAGACGATGGCGGCGCTGTCCTACCCCACCGAAATCCGCGGAGCCGGAATGGGCTGGGCCGAAGGTGTCTCCCGGGTCGGCACGATCATCGGTTTCTACTCTTTCCCGTTGATCCTCGCCTCGTTCGGGCTGTCCACCACCATGCTGCTGCTGACCCTCGTGCCCATCGCGGGCCTCATCACGCTGGGTTCCATCCGCTGGGACCCCGTCGGACAAGACGTGGAAACCTCCGACGACGAGTCGCGCGGCGAGCGCCGGAGCCAACCCGCGCAGTCCTGA
- a CDS encoding ABC transporter permease, which produces MSRRRFSVPAVVLGLAFFGVPALTALLGPLFAGTVRSTAGPLRPPTSDFPLGTDVLGRDVLALVLSGGISIVTLAGLSLMLSYVIGMPLALLVTGRRNRWADGALLRFLDFILALPGLLVLLVLAATGWRGVVTLTVAIAVLQLPAVVRIVRSAALAPGCRTAVEAMTMQGESWWRIHLGYIGRAVLGPVLVDAGTRLSLVLYLLASANFLGLGLAPSASDWAVLVERNKEALFLQPFAVLVPALLLISLCMGINLLVDQALMRRNEGTTA; this is translated from the coding sequence GTGAGTCGGCGTCGATTCTCGGTACCGGCCGTGGTCCTCGGCTTGGCGTTCTTCGGCGTTCCGGCGCTCACGGCACTGCTCGGACCGCTTTTCGCCGGCACGGTGCGATCCACGGCCGGGCCGTTGCGCCCACCGACCTCGGACTTCCCGCTGGGAACGGATGTTCTCGGCCGGGACGTGCTCGCCCTCGTCCTCAGCGGCGGCATCTCGATCGTCACGCTCGCCGGCCTGTCGTTGATGCTGTCCTATGTGATCGGCATGCCACTCGCGCTGCTCGTCACCGGCCGCCGCAACCGCTGGGCCGACGGTGCCTTATTGCGCTTCCTGGATTTCATCCTCGCGCTCCCGGGACTGCTGGTGCTGCTCGTGCTGGCCGCTACCGGGTGGCGGGGCGTGGTCACGTTGACCGTGGCCATCGCGGTGCTCCAACTGCCCGCGGTGGTCCGCATCGTCCGCAGCGCCGCACTGGCTCCTGGCTGCCGCACGGCGGTGGAGGCGATGACGATGCAAGGCGAGTCCTGGTGGCGGATTCACTTGGGCTACATCGGGCGCGCGGTACTGGGACCCGTTCTCGTCGACGCCGGAACCCGGTTGAGCCTCGTGCTGTACCTGCTGGCGTCGGCGAACTTCCTGGGCCTCGGTCTTGCCCCGTCCGCCAGCGACTGGGCGGTGCTGGTCGAACGCAACAAGGAAGCTCTCTTCCTCCAGCCCTTCGCCGTCCTGGTACCGGCGCTGTTGCTGATATCGCTGTGCATGGGCATCAACCTGCTGGTGGATCAGGCGCTCATGCGCCGGAACGAGGGCACGACCGCATGA
- a CDS encoding ABC transporter permease, with translation MRRLVLRPLAVAGSQLAAVAVTVFALTSALPGDTAVVILGEHATDEQVAALRAQLHLDVPLWERFVAWSAGVAHGDLGESLLTGVAVSDEIARGFATTTLLTVLALAVVIPLALAVGVATGLRPGSLLDRMLNGTIVLLNSIPEFALALLLVALFAVRLGWLPATAAGASGWSLAARPAVLVLPVAVLVSKQLCALARQVRIGVSEADGAEYAMHARLHGLTERTVVFRHVLPNALGPAVQQLARAVDGLLGGVVVVEAVFALPGMGSGFIDAVMARDLPAVQGYALVFAITTIALNLLADVVSRLLVPQREVVA, from the coding sequence ATGCGGCGGTTGGTGCTGCGGCCGCTGGCGGTTGCCGGCTCGCAACTCGCGGCGGTCGCAGTAACCGTCTTCGCCCTCACGTCGGCCCTGCCCGGCGACACGGCCGTGGTGATCCTGGGCGAGCACGCGACCGATGAGCAGGTCGCCGCGCTCCGCGCACAGTTGCACCTGGATGTCCCGCTCTGGGAGCGCTTCGTGGCGTGGTCGGCCGGTGTGGCCCACGGCGACCTGGGGGAATCACTGCTCACCGGCGTCGCCGTCTCCGACGAGATAGCCCGGGGCTTTGCCACCACAACCCTGCTGACGGTCCTCGCGCTCGCGGTGGTGATCCCGCTTGCCCTGGCGGTCGGCGTGGCCACCGGTTTGCGCCCGGGCTCGCTGCTCGACCGCATGCTCAACGGAACCATCGTCCTGCTCAACTCGATCCCGGAATTCGCGCTGGCTCTCTTGCTCGTCGCCTTGTTCGCCGTCCGACTCGGTTGGCTCCCGGCAACCGCGGCCGGCGCATCGGGATGGTCACTCGCCGCGCGACCGGCCGTTCTCGTCCTGCCGGTCGCCGTGCTGGTGAGCAAGCAGCTTTGCGCCCTGGCACGGCAAGTGCGCATCGGGGTGTCGGAGGCCGACGGCGCCGAGTACGCCATGCACGCCCGGCTCCACGGACTGACCGAACGAACGGTCGTGTTCCGGCACGTGTTGCCCAACGCGCTCGGCCCAGCGGTTCAGCAACTCGCGCGCGCGGTCGACGGGCTGCTCGGCGGCGTGGTGGTCGTCGAGGCCGTTTTCGCCTTGCCCGGGATGGGTTCCGGGTTCATCGACGCGGTCATGGCGCGTGATCTGCCTGCCGTGCAGGGGTACGCGCTGGTGTTCGCGATCACCACGATCGCGCTGAATCTGCTTGCCGACGTCGTTTCCCGGCTGCTCGTCCCGCAACGCGAGGTGGTCGCGTGA
- a CDS encoding GntR family transcriptional regulator: MKVSSAERIADAVYQHLREQIFSGELLPGARLSVPALAEELEVSRSPVRDAVLRLTQERLAREEPRRGAVVARVGAAELAALYDVREVLEGLAARLAVENAGRRLVDRLHEILAEHEEAVEAADLERHLEADMRFHALVRQAGGNPEVIRLLDDIQTQIRLAMRTTTVTAGPRHALADHRTILAAIESGDPAEAERAARAHISRLRLALLASAKEEQQ; the protein is encoded by the coding sequence ATGAAGGTTTCATCCGCGGAGCGCATCGCGGACGCGGTGTACCAGCATCTGCGAGAGCAGATCTTCTCCGGTGAGTTACTGCCGGGCGCCCGGCTGAGCGTGCCCGCCCTCGCCGAGGAGCTTGAGGTCAGCCGCAGCCCGGTGCGCGACGCGGTGCTGCGGCTAACGCAGGAACGGCTAGCGCGGGAGGAACCGCGTCGTGGCGCGGTGGTGGCCCGCGTGGGCGCGGCGGAGCTGGCGGCCCTCTACGACGTGCGCGAAGTGCTGGAAGGGCTCGCGGCCCGGTTGGCCGTGGAGAACGCCGGTCGCCGGTTGGTCGACCGGCTCCACGAAATCCTCGCCGAGCACGAAGAGGCGGTCGAAGCCGCCGATCTGGAACGGCACCTGGAGGCCGACATGCGCTTCCACGCGCTCGTCCGGCAGGCCGGCGGAAACCCCGAGGTGATCCGGCTGCTCGACGACATCCAGACCCAGATCCGGCTGGCGATGCGCACCACGACGGTCACGGCCGGACCCCGGCATGCCTTGGCCGACCACCGCACGATCCTGGCCGCGATCGAATCCGGCGACCCTGCCGAGGCCGAGCGGGCGGCCCGGGCTCACATCTCCCGGCTGCGGTTGGCGCTGTTGGCGTCGGCGAAGGAGGAGCAGCAGTGA
- a CDS encoding ATP-binding cassette domain-containing protein, with protein MLESLGLAPPEADRRPHALSGGQLQRAALARALLAHPAVLICDEITSGQDLINQAELLGLLTEAARTTDVGLILISHDLPAIARALVESANGHASTTTSAASQELEH; from the coding sequence ATGCTCGAATCACTCGGCCTCGCCCCGCCCGAGGCCGACCGTCGACCGCACGCACTGTCCGGCGGACAGTTGCAACGAGCAGCGCTGGCACGCGCACTGCTCGCGCACCCGGCCGTGTTGATCTGCGATGAAATCACCTCCGGCCAAGACCTGATCAACCAGGCAGAACTGCTTGGGCTGCTCACCGAAGCCGCCCGCACCACCGACGTCGGGCTGATATTGATCAGCCACGACCTGCCGGCGATCGCGCGGGCTCTGGTGGAAAGCGCTAATGGCCACGCATCGACAACCACCAGCGCGGCCAGCCAAGAACTGGAGCACTGA